One Maribacter sp. HTCC2170 genomic window, ACATCAACTTTAGGGTCAACGCATATTCTGGCGATGACCAGATGAAAGGTTTGGTTTTGGTCATTGGTTTGGTTTTGATATTGTTTTTACTGAAAAACTTTTTCAACTACCTAGCCATGTATTTTATTACATTTTTACGTAATGGGGTTTTAAAGGATTTACGGAATAAAATGTTTCAAAAAATTGTTGAGCTACCAGTATCGTATTATTCCGAAAAAAGAAAGGGCGATGTAATTGCTCGAATAACCTCAGATGTTCTTGAAATTCAACACTCATTTCTTTCAATTTTAGAATTGATAGTTCGCGAACCGTTGACCATATTATTCACGATTTTAATCATGTTTGGAATAAGTGCAAAACTAACTTTGTTTGTATTTATTTTTATTCCAATCGCAGGCGCCATTATATCCAGAATTGGAAAATCACTCAAGAAAAAATCTGATAGAGTACAAAGGGAACAGGGCGAGTTTTTATCAATTGTTGAAGAAACACTTGGAGGGCTTAGGGTTATTAAGGCTTTTAATTCAGAATCTCGGTTTTATAACACATTTGGCAAATCAACCGAACGTTTCTTCAGGTTTTCCAACAAATTGTTGAATCGCCGAAACTTGGCGTCACCCACAGGGGAGTTTTTAGGAATACTTGTTATTGGCGTTCTATTATGGTTTGGGGGTAAAATGGTTTTAATCGACAAGACTTTGGACGCCTCATCTTTCATAGCATATATGGGACTGGCCTATAACATACTTACACCAGCAAAAGCTATCAGTAAAGCATCATATGGTGTTAAAAAAGGAAATGCCGCTGCCGAAAGGGTATTGGAAATTCTTGAAACCGAAAACCCAATTGTTGATAAGGAAAATGCTATTGAAAAAACTGCCTTTGATTCGGAAATAACCTTGAATGATGTTTCGTTCAAATATGAAGATGACCTGGTACTCAATGATTTTGATTTAAAAGTTTCAAAAGGAGAAACTGTCGCACTAGTAGGGCAATCAGGAAGTGGTAAAAGTACCATCGCCAACTTAGTTACACGTTTTTATGATGTTAACGATGGGGCAATCAATATAGATGGGGTCAATATAAAAGATATTAGCAAAAAATCTCTAAGAGGTTTAATGGGCTTGGTAACACAAGATTCCATATTGTTCAATGGCAGCGTTAAGGACAATATCGGCTTAGGTAAAGAAAATGCAACGGAAGTTGAAATTATTGAAGCCGCAAAAATAGCTAATGCCCATGATTTTATCACAGAGCTACCTATGGGTTATGACACGAATATCGGTGATAGCGGCAATAAACTTAGTGGTGGTCAAAAACAACGGTTATCAATCGCGAGGGCTGTACTTAAAAATCCGCCAATAATGATTCTTGACGAGGCAACATCTGCCTTAGACACAGAGAGCGAGCGACTTGTTCAGGATGCTTTGGAGAAAATGATGCGCAATAGAACATCAATAGTAATTGCCCATAGACTATCAACAGTTCAAAACGCCAATAACATAGTAGTTCTCCAAAAGGGGAAAATTGTTGAACAAGGGTCACATAAAGAATTAATGGCTCAGAAAGGTGTTTATAAGCGACTAGTGGCAATGCAATCGCTTTGACCTAATATTCAACACACAAGAATTGGTCTTTGGTTGCGTTCTAATTATATGACTTTCAGTCTTTTTTGCTGGAATTACAAATAAAATTTGTGTTGAATTAAACCTTTTGTCTAATTCAAAGTCCAACACCAAACCAAATTAATATCGTTTGATTGCTGAAGAGACTTTACTAAACGAATTAAAACAGCTAGAAACACAAGCTAAAGCTTTTGAAGTGTTGGTCAACACTTATAAAGAGCGTTTATATTGGCATATAAGAAGAATTGTCCTCAATCATGATGATGCGGATGACGTACTACAGAACACTTTCATTAAGGTCTTCAAAAACATAGAAGGATTCAAAGGGGATAGTAAGTTATTTTCTTGGATGTACAGAATCGCCACCAATGAATCTCTCACCTTTCTCAAGAAAAAATCGAACAAACTTGGAATTTCCAATATCGAATTACAGGACAGAATGGTAAAT contains:
- a CDS encoding ABC transporter ATP-binding protein produces the protein MEYFKKILRFAKPYKNYGFLNIFFNILYALFSALSFAALIPMLDVLFKPEKKIKIEPVFTNIGHLKDYLQDYINFRVNAYSGDDQMKGLVLVIGLVLILFLLKNFFNYLAMYFITFLRNGVLKDLRNKMFQKIVELPVSYYSEKRKGDVIARITSDVLEIQHSFLSILELIVREPLTILFTILIMFGISAKLTLFVFIFIPIAGAIISRIGKSLKKKSDRVQREQGEFLSIVEETLGGLRVIKAFNSESRFYNTFGKSTERFFRFSNKLLNRRNLASPTGEFLGILVIGVLLWFGGKMVLIDKTLDASSFIAYMGLAYNILTPAKAISKASYGVKKGNAAAERVLEILETENPIVDKENAIEKTAFDSEITLNDVSFKYEDDLVLNDFDLKVSKGETVALVGQSGSGKSTIANLVTRFYDVNDGAINIDGVNIKDISKKSLRGLMGLVTQDSILFNGSVKDNIGLGKENATEVEIIEAAKIANAHDFITELPMGYDTNIGDSGNKLSGGQKQRLSIARAVLKNPPIMILDEATSALDTESERLVQDALEKMMRNRTSIVIAHRLSTVQNANNIVVLQKGKIVEQGSHKELMAQKGVYKRLVAMQSL
- a CDS encoding RNA polymerase sigma factor; translated protein: MIAEETLLNELKQLETQAKAFEVLVNTYKERLYWHIRRIVLNHDDADDVLQNTFIKVFKNIEGFKGDSKLFSWMYRIATNESLTFLKKKSNKLGISNIELQDRMVNNLQADVYFEGDEIQMKLQKAVAALPEKQKLVFNMKYFEEMKYDDISEILNTSVGGLKASYHLAVKKIEAYIKED